A genome region from bacterium includes the following:
- a CDS encoding FAD-dependent oxidoreductase, whose amino-acid sequence MYRRNPVSPEVKTFTMGKLNGLVDVIETAAPPKTEPKPEKKGIPRHGSYDAIIIGGGPSGMTAGVYLARKRIKTLLISPDLGGQVLWTSSIENYPGYDVISGWDLATHFREQLEEQEIDILNGDSVVSMQITSEGGMVSTEQGGKYTFRALIVASGKRSRPLDVPGEQKLKGRGVTYCATCDGPLYRGQEVAVVGGGNSALTAAIDLLNLGCMVHLVNTMPTLQADAVLIEKARNSEKLRTYLESDVVEILGNTEVTGITVHDLARDTTLTLPVTGVFIEIGLSPNSSFAKGILTMNDNDEIMVNCLCQTNIPGIFAAGDVTSVPDKQIIIAAGEGAKAALGVSDYLMKK is encoded by the coding sequence ATGTACAGGAGAAATCCCGTATCACCGGAAGTAAAGACCTTTACCATGGGTAAGCTGAACGGTCTGGTTGATGTCATTGAGACGGCTGCTCCGCCAAAAACCGAGCCGAAACCGGAAAAAAAGGGAATTCCCCGGCATGGTTCTTATGATGCCATCATCATCGGCGGCGGACCCTCGGGGATGACAGCCGGAGTCTATCTTGCCCGTAAACGGATCAAAACCCTGCTCATCAGCCCCGACCTGGGCGGACAGGTGCTCTGGACATCCTCGATCGAAAATTACCCGGGCTATGATGTCATCTCGGGCTGGGACCTCGCAACCCATTTCCGGGAACAGCTCGAAGAGCAGGAAATCGACATTCTGAACGGCGACAGTGTTGTCTCCATGCAGATAACTTCGGAAGGCGGCATGGTAAGCACCGAGCAGGGAGGCAAATATACGTTCAGGGCTCTTATTGTCGCTTCGGGGAAACGGTCGAGGCCGCTCGATGTCCCGGGCGAGCAGAAATTAAAGGGGAGAGGCGTTACTTACTGCGCCACCTGTGACGGTCCCCTGTACCGCGGACAGGAGGTGGCTGTTGTGGGCGGGGGCAATTCGGCGCTCACCGCGGCGATAGACCTGCTCAATCTCGGCTGCATGGTTCATCTGGTCAACACCATGCCGACACTCCAGGCTGACGCTGTTCTTATAGAGAAAGCCCGTAATTCAGAAAAACTGAGAACGTATCTCGAGTCTGACGTTGTGGAAATACTGGGTAATACGGAGGTCACCGGGATTACCGTTCATGATCTCGCCCGCGACACCACCCTCACACTTCCGGTTACCGGTGTATTTATCGAAATCGGTCTGTCCCCCAATTCTTCGTTTGCAAAGGGAATCCTCACCATGAACGACAATGATGAGATCATGGTAAATTGTCTTTGCCAGACTAATATTCCCGGTATTTTTGCCGCGGGAGATGTGACATCCGTCCCCGACAAGCAGATCATCATAGCCGCGGGAGAGGGAGCGAAAGCGGCCCTCGGTGTCAGCGATTATCTCATGAAAAAATGA
- a CDS encoding KpsF/GutQ family sugar-phosphate isomerase, protein MEKTAGAGIHEGCKCKTDSRKALNQVLYTEEKDVSRETAVRVLRTEAEAVLGIIGHIGPEFDRAEELIAGAQGRIIVSGMGKSGIIARKIAATFSSIGIPAYFLHPVEGAHGDIGTVMRGDVAVIVSKSGATEELTVLLNHLKRLGIPIVALTGNTSSSLAGAADIVLDVSVACEACLINAIPTASTTAALAMGDALAVSLFERKGLSEEDFAALHPGGTIGRKLTCRVRDLMITGSDLPLVDIEAPMKEVLEIMSEKKLGIGVITEDSKLAGVITDGDLRRLLQRVERPLEINARAALAHSGRDKAPRSKPLTIDPDAYAARAVSVMEKHIVTSLIIVDEHDAPIGLVRWIDLSLAGVV, encoded by the coding sequence ATGGAAAAGACGGCCGGCGCCGGGATTCATGAAGGGTGCAAGTGTAAGACAGACAGCAGAAAAGCTTTAAATCAGGTACTCTATACAGAGGAAAAAGATGTGAGCAGGGAAACAGCGGTCAGAGTGCTCAGAACCGAAGCCGAGGCCGTGCTCGGTATCATCGGGCACATCGGCCCGGAGTTTGACCGGGCGGAAGAGCTTATTGCCGGAGCACAGGGGCGGATAATCGTTTCGGGTATGGGGAAATCGGGGATCATCGCGCGCAAGATAGCCGCAACATTCTCGAGCATCGGGATACCGGCCTACTTCCTCCATCCCGTGGAGGGCGCTCACGGCGACATCGGAACGGTCATGCGTGGTGATGTGGCCGTCATCGTGTCGAAGAGCGGGGCAACAGAGGAACTTACCGTTCTACTCAACCACCTGAAACGTCTCGGTATACCGATCGTAGCGCTGACCGGCAACACCTCGTCGAGTCTTGCGGGGGCCGCCGATATTGTGCTCGATGTCTCGGTTGCGTGCGAGGCGTGTCTTATTAATGCGATTCCCACCGCATCGACAACAGCGGCTCTTGCGATGGGGGATGCACTCGCTGTGAGCCTGTTCGAGCGCAAGGGGCTGAGCGAAGAGGATTTTGCGGCGCTCCATCCCGGGGGTACAATCGGGCGCAAGCTGACCTGCCGTGTCCGCGATCTCATGATTACCGGGAGTGATCTTCCGCTTGTGGACATCGAAGCGCCCATGAAGGAAGTGCTCGAAATCATGAGCGAGAAAAAACTCGGAATCGGGGTAATCACCGAGGACAGTAAACTCGCCGGGGTAATTACCGATGGCGACCTGCGCCGTCTCCTCCAGAGGGTCGAACGCCCGCTCGAAATAAACGCCCGTGCAGCCCTGGCGCACTCCGGCCGTGATAAAGCCCCCCGAAGCAAACCCCTCACCATCGATCCTGATGCTTATGCCGCACGGGCGGTCAGCGTTATGGAAAAGCACATAGTCACCTCGCTCATCATTGTCGATGAACACGATGCCCCGATCGGACTGGTGCGGTGGATCGATCTGTCCCTGGCCGGGGTCGTATAA
- a CDS encoding lysophospholipid acyltransferase family protein, whose amino-acid sequence MTWRAVIRRFRRDGAYCLILIFVWFFRLIPRKMAIAIGSLLGWIAPFFARKELRLAKEHLSMAFGSEKDPREINRLAHGMFRYLVLNFVDTVRLNAMKPDEIKAMCIPHDIDRYERLMEAGKGVIGLSGHMGCWELMGTYLALLGFPVDAVARKLYDPRLERLLIRSREQGGMNVISRGENTREILRAIKGGHLIGMLVDQDMNIKGEFIEFFGRPAYTAVAPAFLSLRYGVPIIPLFTCRDSNHYHHIYAGEPLHIEPTGDMEHDVRELTALCSKATEDFIREYPEQWVWFHRRWKTTPTPENEK is encoded by the coding sequence GTGACATGGCGTGCTGTAATAAGACGGTTCAGAAGAGACGGAGCATATTGCCTCATACTCATATTCGTGTGGTTTTTCCGGCTCATTCCGAGAAAAATGGCAATTGCGATCGGGTCGCTTTTAGGCTGGATCGCCCCTTTTTTTGCGAGGAAAGAGCTCCGGCTTGCGAAAGAGCATCTCTCCATGGCGTTCGGTTCCGAAAAGGACCCCCGTGAGATAAACCGTCTGGCGCACGGGATGTTCCGGTATCTTGTCCTCAATTTTGTCGACACGGTCCGGCTGAATGCCATGAAACCCGATGAGATCAAGGCTATGTGTATTCCGCATGACATTGACAGGTACGAAAGGCTCATGGAAGCGGGAAAGGGAGTTATCGGGCTTTCCGGACACATGGGGTGCTGGGAATTAATGGGAACATATCTTGCCCTGTTGGGTTTCCCGGTCGATGCTGTAGCGAGAAAACTCTATGATCCCCGTCTCGAACGGTTATTGATCAGGTCGCGTGAACAGGGCGGTATGAATGTCATTTCCCGGGGGGAGAACACACGGGAGATACTCCGGGCAATCAAGGGTGGACACCTCATCGGAATGCTCGTCGACCAGGATATGAATATAAAAGGAGAATTTATCGAGTTTTTCGGTCGCCCGGCGTATACGGCTGTGGCTCCGGCATTTCTGTCGCTCCGTTATGGAGTGCCCATCATTCCTCTGTTCACGTGTCGTGACAGTAATCATTATCATCACATTTATGCCGGCGAACCGTTGCACATTGAACCGACCGGAGATATGGAACATGATGTGCGTGAACTCACCGCCCTCTGTTCGAAGGCCACCGAGGACTTTATCCGCGAGTATCCGGAACAGTGGGTGTGGTTTCACCGGCGGTGGAAAACGACGCCAACGCCCGAAAATGAAAAGTGA
- the lptC gene encoding LPS export ABC transporter periplasmic protein LptC, translating to MPFTDSTEKNTRCIAFLILAGLLAMGCEEEKPPVTVRSDLPNQQFSDARIVITEKGVTSAIVSAKHVDVFEDRNYTVVNDSISIQFFNKEGKRASTLTARHGEVWGLFEQVDSLKATGDVVIVSDERNAKMETQDIRWIAASHKIFSDSRVRLSTEDAVEEGIGFEASDDLKTYTMKNVTGEITREELAIPER from the coding sequence ATGCCGTTTACGGATAGTACAGAAAAAAATACCCGATGTATCGCATTCCTGATTCTGGCGGGATTACTGGCCATGGGATGTGAAGAAGAAAAACCTCCCGTGACGGTCAGGAGTGACCTTCCCAACCAGCAGTTCTCCGATGCGCGTATCGTCATCACGGAAAAGGGTGTCACCTCCGCAATTGTGTCGGCTAAGCATGTGGACGTATTCGAGGACAGGAATTATACCGTCGTAAACGACAGTATCTCAATACAGTTTTTCAATAAAGAGGGAAAGCGTGCTTCCACTCTTACAGCCCGCCACGGAGAAGTATGGGGGCTGTTCGAGCAGGTTGACAGCCTCAAGGCGACAGGGGATGTCGTCATCGTATCCGACGAGCGGAATGCTAAAATGGAAACACAGGATATTCGCTGGATCGCTGCGTCACACAAGATATTTTCCGACAGCAGAGTCCGGCTTTCGACCGAAGACGCTGTCGAGGAAGGTATTGGATTTGAGGCTTCTGACGACCTCAAGACCTATACCATGAAAAATGTCACCGGCGAAATCACACGGGAAGAACTTGCCATTCCCGAAAGGTAA
- the lptB gene encoding LPS export ABC transporter ATP-binding protein codes for MVLRTEGLVKRFSKRTVVKGVSINIHQGQIVGLLGPNGAGKTTTFRMVVGIYSPNRGNIYLDDRVITGMPMYKRARLGINYLPQEPSIFRKMTVEDNIMSILQTIGLRRKQRRERRDELLEELGIAHVRKNMAYNLSGGERRRVEIARALVTSPKFILLDEPFAGIDPIAVEDIQNIVAELRTKGLGILITDHNVRETLAITDRAYIIADGEILTEGNSEFLSNDPEARKIYLGEKFRM; via the coding sequence ATGGTTCTCCGCACGGAAGGGCTTGTCAAGCGGTTCAGCAAGCGGACAGTCGTAAAGGGTGTTTCTATCAATATTCATCAGGGCCAGATCGTCGGTCTTCTGGGACCGAACGGAGCAGGCAAGACGACGACATTCCGGATGGTTGTCGGCATATATTCACCGAACAGGGGGAATATTTATCTCGATGACAGGGTCATCACCGGAATGCCCATGTACAAGAGGGCGCGCCTCGGAATCAATTACCTGCCCCAGGAGCCGTCCATCTTCAGGAAGATGACGGTCGAAGACAACATCATGTCCATTCTTCAGACCATCGGCCTGAGGCGGAAACAGCGCCGTGAACGCCGTGACGAGCTTCTCGAAGAGCTTGGCATCGCTCATGTAAGGAAAAACATGGCATACAACCTGTCCGGCGGGGAGCGCAGACGGGTCGAGATTGCCCGCGCGCTCGTGACAAGCCCCAAGTTCATTCTCCTCGACGAGCCCTTTGCCGGTATCGATCCCATAGCGGTCGAGGATATACAGAACATCGTTGCGGAGCTCAGAACCAAGGGGCTCGGGATACTCATCACCGATCATAATGTCCGGGAAACCCTCGCCATCACCGACCGGGCGTATATTATCGCGGACGGTGAAATACTGACCGAGGGAAACTCGGAATTTCTGTCCAACGATCCCGAAGCCCGCAAGATATACCTCGGCGAGAAGTTCAGGATGTGA
- the hisF gene encoding imidazole glycerol phosphate synthase subunit HisF yields MNYRRIIPCLDVKDGRLVKGVHFVELKNVGDPAENAAVYSEAGADELVFLDITATVEKRKTLVDVVKKTIERTSIPLTVGGGIGSIEGIEELVDIGVSRVSINTAAVKRPEFVKEAVRTFGSGKVVIAIDTRSSSGVPSGFEVMINGGRTPVGIDAVEWAKKMEDYGVGSILPTSMDADGTLAGYDIPMTRAIADAVKVPVIASGGAGTLEHLYEAITEGHADAVLVASIAHFGTFSIRQMKEFLAGKGLPVNL; encoded by the coding sequence ATGAATTACCGGAGAATTATTCCCTGCCTCGATGTGAAGGATGGCCGTCTTGTCAAGGGTGTGCATTTCGTCGAGCTCAAGAATGTCGGAGACCCTGCTGAAAATGCCGCCGTGTACAGCGAGGCGGGTGCAGATGAGCTCGTGTTCCTCGACATCACCGCGACTGTCGAGAAACGGAAAACCCTCGTCGATGTGGTGAAAAAGACCATTGAACGTACCTCCATACCACTGACCGTCGGCGGAGGCATAGGGAGCATTGAAGGCATCGAGGAGCTTGTCGATATCGGCGTTTCACGGGTTTCGATCAACACCGCCGCTGTGAAACGGCCGGAATTTGTCAAAGAAGCCGTCCGTACATTCGGAAGCGGAAAGGTTGTGATTGCCATTGACACACGGTCATCTTCCGGCGTCCCTTCGGGATTCGAGGTCATGATAAACGGCGGCAGAACGCCGGTCGGCATCGATGCGGTCGAATGGGCGAAAAAAATGGAGGATTACGGTGTCGGGTCGATCCTTCCCACGAGCATGGACGCGGACGGTACACTTGCCGGATATGACATCCCGATGACGCGGGCCATTGCGGACGCCGTGAAAGTCCCCGTGATCGCATCGGGCGGCGCCGGGACGCTCGAACATCTTTACGAGGCCATAACCGAAGGACACGCGGACGCCGTCCTTGTCGCATCGATTGCGCACTTCGGAACCTTTTCCATCAGGCAGATGAAGGAATTCCTGGCCGGTAAGGGATTACCGGTGAATCTGTGA
- a CDS encoding histidine phosphatase family protein, with amino-acid sequence MCDLILLRHGETSGQSSIRFYGSTDIPLSDIGINQMKRAGDALRTYPFRTVITSPLRRARESASIVFDGRGPEILVIDDFREIHFGEWEGLTRDEIVARDPDIYRAYLEAGTEGRFPGGDYKPEFFSRIRTAAIDVFNRSELPILAVLHKGVIRGVLSALLDRPLHDLSNQPIELGSIHRLAREDGGWKLIAANETGHLGEYRMENT; translated from the coding sequence ATGTGCGACCTTATTCTGCTCAGGCACGGAGAAACGTCCGGCCAGTCATCCATCCGGTTTTACGGCTCGACCGATATACCTCTGAGCGATATCGGAATAAACCAGATGAAACGCGCCGGCGATGCCCTGAGAACGTATCCGTTCAGAACGGTGATAACGAGCCCTCTCCGGAGAGCCCGTGAGAGCGCATCCATCGTTTTTGACGGACGGGGGCCGGAGATTCTTGTCATAGACGATTTCCGTGAGATTCATTTCGGCGAATGGGAAGGTCTGACCAGGGATGAAATCGTCGCCCGTGATCCCGACATCTACAGGGCGTATCTGGAAGCCGGAACGGAAGGCCGCTTTCCCGGCGGTGACTACAAGCCCGAATTTTTCAGCAGAATCCGCACAGCCGCAATCGATGTATTCAACAGGTCCGAGTTGCCCATTCTCGCCGTTCTCCATAAAGGGGTCATCAGGGGAGTTCTTTCGGCGCTGCTCGACAGGCCGCTCCACGATCTTTCAAACCAGCCTATCGAGCTCGGAAGCATTCACCGTCTCGCAAGGGAAGACGGGGGCTGGAAGCTCATTGCCGCGAACGAAACCGGACATCTCGGCGAATACCGCATGGAAAACACGTAA
- a CDS encoding cupin domain-containing protein gives MVHKSFMLCIILFLAVPVVAFSQADHPYGMLDPKAYTPGEDPDPNMFVANWRDSMPIDLRSGLIVREILTQLEGGDDLKPTRKGAVLTTIKSVGFATIEPRVTTTPYANKDEQELFYINSGEGVIKSGGKSFTLREGNGVVAPPGVEYTMSATSVNEPLTMYRVVEPIPEGFTPKKEIAVTDEYTHPEAMTVHWANIDRGVLGRRDGTAVMGGFTAVKLDPMTMAQPHSHQKGVEEVWIALKGDITLLLGKHLFKFPAGSAYKVPENSICAHANINASDKQVKLLHMMHVPEGAVRKLK, from the coding sequence ATGGTTCACAAGTCTTTTATGCTCTGTATCATCCTCTTTCTCGCAGTGCCGGTTGTGGCATTCTCGCAGGCGGATCACCCTTACGGCATGCTTGATCCGAAAGCGTATACACCGGGAGAGGACCCCGACCCGAACATGTTCGTTGCCAACTGGCGTGATTCCATGCCGATTGACCTGAGAAGCGGCCTGATCGTGCGTGAAATCCTCACTCAGCTCGAGGGCGGGGACGACCTGAAACCCACCCGTAAAGGCGCGGTGCTCACAACGATTAAATCGGTCGGTTTCGCCACGATCGAGCCCCGTGTCACCACGACTCCCTATGCCAACAAGGACGAACAGGAGCTCTTTTACATCAATTCCGGTGAGGGAGTTATCAAGTCCGGCGGTAAATCGTTTACTCTGCGCGAGGGCAACGGCGTGGTCGCGCCTCCGGGAGTCGAGTACACCATGTCCGCGACATCCGTAAACGAGCCGCTCACCATGTACCGCGTCGTGGAGCCCATTCCCGAAGGATTCACGCCGAAAAAGGAAATCGCCGTCACCGACGAGTACACTCATCCCGAAGCCATGACCGTTCACTGGGCCAATATCGACAGGGGTGTGCTCGGCAGGAGAGACGGCACCGCGGTCATGGGAGGATTCACCGCGGTCAAGCTCGATCCCATGACCATGGCTCAGCCTCACAGCCACCAGAAAGGAGTCGAGGAAGTCTGGATAGCGCTGAAGGGCGATATCACACTGCTTCTGGGCAAGCATCTCTTCAAGTTTCCCGCCGGATCGGCATACAAGGTGCCGGAGAACAGTATCTGCGCCCATGCGAATATCAATGCGTCCGACAAGCAGGTCAAGCTCCTCCACATGATGCATGTGCCCGAGGGAGCTGTCAGGAAACTCAAGTAA
- a CDS encoding GAF domain-containing protein produces the protein MESELQLKLQKMEMLLDISRTLAAFETLDEMLSKLVEITTIELNAERGTIFLNDSSTGELYSRVAQGNFRREIRVLNNIGVAGHVFTSGQGRIVHDAYKDEFFNPDIDKQTGYVTRSILCVPIRTARGDIIGVAQALNKKEGQFTEDDMTIMGSMTTQAAVVLQSAQFIEQLEKNRAKEMEFVDVVSDITSEIDLGSLLQKVMAQATKMLNAERSTLFLNDEKRNELFSRVGEGLGAQQIRLPNHLGIAGNVFTSGKTINIPHAYADLRFNPSFDKKTGFFTRSILCTPVINKAGKIIGVTQVLNRRGGPFTDEDESRLKAFTAQVSIALENAKLFDDIQNMKNYNEGILESMSNAVMTLSEDGKIITCNSAGYRIMGIRPEDILDNHYEKFFTESNTWLLEKISRVEETQTSDVTMDADLMIGEEKLSVNVTILPLISIEQKKLGTMIMIEDISSEKRMKSTMSRYMDPGLADQLLGKGEDILGGKSTVVTVLFSDIRSFTTLTEELGAQGTVSLLNEYFTIMVDCVLREGGMLDKFIGDALMAAFGMPIPHSDDEDRAVRGAISMIRDLNAWNIIRAGDGHKPVNIGIGLNTDMVVSGNIGSPKRMDYTLIGDGVNLASRLESACKQYFARILISDNTYRKLRGTYRTREIDRVVVKGKTEPVSIHEVLDYHDDQTFPNLMSAVNYFTEGLGQYREGKWDGAMKAFSEALRLNPQDKLTQMYIDRCCLLKDNPPCGDWDGVWKMTSK, from the coding sequence ATGGAATCAGAATTACAGCTGAAACTCCAGAAAATGGAGATGCTGCTCGATATCTCCCGGACACTCGCCGCGTTTGAGACGCTCGATGAAATGCTTTCGAAGCTCGTGGAAATCACCACAATCGAGCTGAACGCGGAGCGGGGGACTATTTTTCTGAACGACAGCTCAACCGGCGAACTGTATTCCCGCGTTGCCCAGGGAAATTTCAGACGCGAGATCAGGGTGCTGAACAACATCGGAGTCGCCGGCCATGTCTTTACCTCCGGGCAGGGCAGGATTGTCCACGATGCATACAAAGACGAGTTTTTCAATCCCGATATCGACAAACAGACCGGTTATGTCACCAGGTCCATTCTCTGCGTTCCCATCAGAACAGCCCGGGGCGATATTATCGGAGTCGCCCAGGCGCTGAACAAAAAAGAAGGCCAGTTCACCGAAGACGATATGACAATCATGGGCTCAATGACCACCCAGGCAGCGGTGGTGCTCCAGAGCGCGCAGTTCATCGAACAGTTGGAAAAAAACCGTGCGAAGGAAATGGAGTTTGTCGATGTCGTCTCCGATATAACATCGGAAATCGATCTCGGCTCGCTCCTCCAGAAAGTGATGGCCCAGGCGACAAAAATGCTCAATGCGGAGCGGTCGACACTCTTCCTCAACGACGAGAAGCGGAACGAGCTCTTTTCAAGAGTCGGCGAGGGTCTCGGCGCCCAGCAGATACGGCTGCCAAACCACCTCGGAATCGCCGGGAACGTGTTCACCTCGGGGAAAACGATCAATATCCCGCACGCCTATGCCGATCTGAGATTCAACCCGTCGTTCGACAAGAAGACGGGGTTTTTTACCCGGTCCATACTCTGCACTCCGGTAATAAACAAGGCCGGAAAAATCATCGGGGTCACCCAGGTGCTCAACAGGCGCGGCGGGCCGTTCACCGACGAGGACGAATCGCGGCTCAAGGCGTTTACCGCCCAGGTGTCCATTGCCCTCGAGAATGCGAAACTCTTCGATGACATCCAGAACATGAAGAATTACAACGAAGGCATACTCGAAAGCATGTCGAACGCCGTGATGACCCTGAGCGAGGACGGTAAAATCATCACGTGCAATTCCGCCGGGTACCGTATCATGGGCATCAGGCCGGAGGATATTCTCGACAATCATTACGAAAAATTCTTCACCGAATCCAACACATGGCTCCTTGAAAAAATCTCCCGGGTCGAGGAAACCCAGACATCCGATGTCACCATGGATGCAGACCTCATGATCGGAGAGGAAAAATTATCGGTGAATGTAACCATCCTTCCTCTTATCAGCATCGAGCAGAAAAAACTCGGCACCATGATCATGATCGAGGATATCTCCAGCGAAAAGCGCATGAAGTCCACCATGTCGCGGTACATGGACCCCGGTCTTGCCGACCAGCTCCTCGGAAAGGGCGAGGATATCCTCGGTGGCAAGAGCACGGTGGTCACGGTGCTCTTTTCCGACATACGGAGCTTTACCACTCTGACCGAAGAGCTCGGAGCCCAGGGAACGGTGAGCCTGCTGAACGAGTATTTCACCATTATGGTGGACTGCGTTCTCCGCGAGGGCGGTATGCTCGACAAGTTCATCGGCGACGCGCTCATGGCGGCATTCGGCATGCCGATCCCGCACAGCGACGACGAAGACCGGGCTGTCCGCGGCGCGATCTCGATGATCAGGGACCTCAACGCATGGAACATCATACGGGCCGGGGACGGTCATAAACCGGTCAATATCGGCATCGGGCTCAACACCGACATGGTGGTTTCCGGTAACATCGGTTCGCCGAAACGAATGGACTATACGCTCATCGGGGACGGCGTGAACCTGGCCTCACGGCTCGAAAGCGCCTGCAAACAGTACTTCGCGCGCATTCTCATCAGCGACAACACCTACCGTAAACTGCGCGGCACCTACCGCACCCGTGAAATAGACCGCGTCGTGGTCAAGGGGAAGACGGAGCCGGTCAGCATCCACGAGGTGCTCGACTACCACGACGATCAGACGTTTCCCAACCTCATGAGCGCCGTGAACTACTTCACCGAGGGTTTAGGGCAGTACCGCGAAGGCAAGTGGGACGGCGCGATGAAGGCATTTTCCGAAGCTCTCAGGCTCAATCCGCAGGACAAGCTCACCCAGATGTATATCGACCGGTGCTGCCTCCTGAAAGATAATCCGCCGTGCGGCGACTGGGACGGCGTGTGGAAGATGACATCGAAGTGA